A stretch of Cyanobacterium sp. HL-69 DNA encodes these proteins:
- a CDS encoding two-component signal transduction system histidine kinase, translating into MKQKMSLGTRLFLSHLAVMVVGLSTFIVIAKVSSPQFFVVRLEQLERKGFLTVRSAKTYLIDGFQTAWNRSATWSLILGGLTAGGLSYYLSRRIMKPLKQIENITHNFTAGHWEQRIPESEIPELNQLSVSFNRMASSLEDVERRRRDLVGDLTHELRTPLTVVRGYLEELASGDIEASPQLYVNLIRETRRLENLTRDLQELSKAEAGYLSIDVKPINLLPLLRGLVTRFRDQLLDDGPVLKLSCPYSLPLVMADGDRTEQILVNLLGNAIRYTEIGSIEISTKVVNKYLWITVQDTGVGIAPEDLPHVFERFWRGDRSRNSYSGGSGIGLAITKKLVELQVGAIEVTSQLHQGTTFRFSLPLAKS; encoded by the coding sequence TATCTCACTTGGCAGTAATGGTTGTGGGTTTAAGCACTTTTATTGTCATAGCGAAGGTGTCTTCTCCTCAGTTTTTTGTGGTGAGGTTGGAGCAGTTGGAAAGGAAGGGATTTTTGACAGTGAGATCGGCTAAAACGTATCTAATTGATGGTTTTCAAACGGCTTGGAATCGTAGCGCTACTTGGTCTTTAATTTTGGGTGGGTTAACAGCGGGGGGGTTGAGTTACTATCTGAGTCGGCGAATTATGAAACCCCTTAAGCAAATAGAAAATATCACTCATAATTTTACGGCAGGCCATTGGGAGCAAAGAATACCAGAGAGCGAGATTCCTGAGTTGAATCAGTTGAGTGTTAGTTTTAATCGCATGGCAAGTAGTTTGGAGGATGTGGAAAGAAGGCGGAGGGATTTGGTGGGAGATTTAACCCATGAGTTGCGTACTCCTTTGACGGTGGTAAGGGGTTATTTGGAGGAGTTGGCTTCGGGGGATATTGAGGCTTCTCCTCAGTTGTATGTCAATTTAATCAGGGAAACAAGGCGGTTGGAAAATTTGACCCGTGATTTACAGGAGTTGTCGAAGGCGGAGGCTGGTTATTTATCCATTGATGTTAAACCCATTAATCTTTTGCCTCTTTTGAGGGGGTTGGTGACGAGGTTTCGAGATCAGCTTTTGGATGATGGCCCTGTGTTAAAGTTATCGTGTCCTTATAGTTTACCTTTGGTGATGGCGGATGGCGATCGCACTGAGCAAATTTTAGTTAATCTATTGGGTAATGCTATTCGTTATACGGAGATAGGCTCTATCGAAATATCCACAAAGGTAGTCAATAAATATTTATGGATAACGGTACAGGATACGGGGGTGGGTATTGCCCCCGAAGATTTACCCCATGTATTTGAGCGATTTTGGCGGGGCGATCGCTCTCGGAACAGTTATTCTGGGGGTAGTGGTATTGGGTTAGCTATTACCAAAAAATTAGTAGAATTACAGGTAGGGGCGATCGAGGTTACAAGCCAACTCCACCAAGGTACTACTTTTCGCTTTTCCTTACCCCTAGCCAAAAGTTAA